GTAATGAGCATGGATGGTTAATAGCTCTCAGATGATTAAGCAAGTTGAAGAAGCATCTATGAGATTGTCCCTAATTTTCCCAATAAATGAAGAGTGTAAGTTATATGGAATAAGTAGAATAAGTTTGGCATTGCAGATTTGAGAAGGAATAGTCAACTCTGAGAAAGGGTTTCCTAAGTTTCAGTTCTCTAGTTTTTAGTAAAGGCCAATAACTAGCTTCAGCATTTCACTGGTTTTTATATTCATTGGATGTTGAGTAAGATTTCTGCTCTGGTTTAAAAGCTTTCCATATTCATAGAATACATAAATTTCTGATTAGTATGAACTGATGACTACAGAGCTTGCTCAGGAACAAAACCTTTCCTCAGCCACTATAtccatatattttctttgtagAATGAATTCTCTGGTGTTGAGTATGTTCTCTTCTCAGGTGGAATGACATTCCACATTTGCTGCATTCATAGGGCTTTACTCCAGAATGAATTCTTTTATGTTCTATAAGTTGGGTGCCCCAAcagaaggccttcccacatttgtcacattcataaggcttctctccagtgtgaattcttcGATGTTGATTAAGCTGTGCTTTTAGACGaaaggccttcccacattcattacattcataaggtttctctccagtgtgaattctctggtgtTCATTAAGTGCTGTGCTCAGACGGAACGATTTCTCACAcgcattacattcataaggtttctcaccAGTATGAATGGTCTGATGTTGAATAAGTTTTACTTTCTGgctaaaggctttcccacattcaaaACATTCATATGGTTTCTCTCCCGTATGAATTTTTTGATGTTCAGTAAGGTTAGAGCGCCTACAAAAGGCCTTCCCGCACTGATTACACttatatggtttctctccagtgtgaattctgcGATGTTGATTCAGCTGTGCTTTTAGGCgaaaagctttcccacattcagtaCATCCATGAGGTTTCTCACCAGTGTGAATTCTCCGGTGCTCCGTGAGAGTTGTGCTCAGGCAGAAGGCCCTGCCAcagtcattacattcataaggtttctcacccgtgtgaattctctgatgctcAGTGAGATTCGAACGCCTACAGAAGGCCTTCCCACAGTCATTACACTGATAAGGTTTCTCACCAGTGTGGATTTTCTGGTGTTCATTAAGCTGTCCTTTTTGACGGAAAGCCTTACCGCATTCAACACAATCAAACGGCTTCTCACCAGTATGAATTGATTGATGCTGATTAAGCTGTGCTTTAAGTCTAAAGGCTTTCCCACACgtattacatttataaggtttctcaccagtatggattctctgatgtttagtAAGAGCCGCGCTCAGACAGAAGGCCCTGCCAcagtcattacattcataaggtttctcaccagtgtgaattctctgatgttcagtgAGATTTGAGCGCCTGCAAAAGGCCTTCCCACATTCGTTACATTTATATGGTTTCTCGCCAGTGTGAATTTTCTGATGTTCATTAAGTTGTCCTTTTAGTCGAAAAaacttcccacattcattacatttatatggttTCTCACCAGTATGAATGGTCTGATGCTGGTTAAGTTGTGCTTTTAGCCGAAAGGTCTTTCCACATACATTACACTGATGAGGTTTCTCACCAGTAAGAATATTTTGATATCCAGGGATTTCCATCCTTAGGCAAAAGGTGctcccaaatttattttcataaagtttctctccagtatgaattttctcATAAAGGGAAAATTCTTTCCTTGGATTAGTCTTCTCACTTTCATTACAATCATAAAGCCTCTCTGTAATACATATTCCACCACTGTCAATAAAGGCTGAATTATACATAAGGTATTTCCTGTATTTAGATAATGTTTTATTTGAGCACCTGCCACTGTATTTTCTTCCATCTGTATGCAGTTTGAAGTATTCTCCATGTGTGTCACATGTGCTCTGATTCTTTCCTACTATCTGTTGTGGGAAAAGAATTGGCCCTAGATTGAAGCTTCTGCAATAACTATTATTTTCATAGACTCTAAACTTATTGGAGTATTTCTCTTGGGTGATTTTGACTTCCCAGAAATGTTGCTTGTCATTTCTCAGATGATTTTCTAACTTAGTATTACATTCCAAGGATTCTCCCAATGAGGAAAGGAGatcatttttttcaagtatttccTGGGATGATTCTTCCACTGAAATACTTAGTTTTGGAACAGACTCCATGGATTCATACTTAGTTTCCcaatctgaaagaaataaaaaattaaataatggctgctgctactgctacatACATAGTTTATACAGTACTACTTCTGattaagtggggaaaataatttttccaaaccatgttttcctttaaatatgCTCAAATTCTAGTCACATAAAGACTCCTTTCCAATAGTTTCTACTTCTGGGTGGATCCAACACTAGAAACCATATGCAATTACTCTGAGGTTTTTCTTCTGACTAGTGCAATACatctagaaagtattaagtgtctgaggccagatttgaattcaggtcctcctgagtccagggccagtgctctatccactgtgctacctagctgcccctaccatataattattataacttttcaAGTATGATTTTAAGATCATGGATGAATATCATTGATATTCTTCATCTCAAAGCTTTTTGTATTATGttgttttacatatttcattAAAAAGTGTCTTTATAGGTAGTTAGACTAGCACTACATAATATCTGCAGATTAATTTAGTGGTACTATCATGTCATTTGGTTTGTATAATTCATCCATGAACACTAAATTTCTCTCCAATCATTTAGACCTTCCTTTCGTTCCTCAAAGATAACTTGGTTTACATTATTATCTTTCCCGATAtagtataagctccttgaggacaaggtaGTATTTGATTTTTAGTTTCTATATCCCTGTACTTACCACAATGCCGGGAACATAATTGGTAGATTATAAAACTCAGTGACTTCAATGTCAAGATGGACACgggaaagaaaggtaaaaaaatacttttaaaaataaagttcaggCAAAAACAAGAAAGGTCAAAAGGCTTTTATATTTACACACCCAAGGCCTGAATGTGACACAATGACAAGTAtattatcagaaatattttctttgaaaagagtGAATGGCACTGAATATAAGCACCACATACTGTCCCCTAATTGGTCTCACTGCTTATTGGTATGAGTATCACATCAATGCTGACTGGGCAGTTAGAATGCCAAATATTCAGggtatttaaaagaaatgtaaactttttacaaccatatgaaaaatattctacaTTTTTAGGAgtaagataaatgtaaattaaaacaaccttaaAGATTCTCCTATCTAGCAAatctgaaaaataagatgaaagttATCACGGTAGGAAGAACACTTGGGGAGCTCTAAATTGGTCCAGATATTCTGGAAAATTGTTTGTAATTACATGAGAGAAGTCCTTAAAGTGTACATATCAAGGCTTGCACCACTAAACACAAACTCCAAAGAGATGAAAACATACTTGAAAAGTCCTATATGAATGCCAATACTCTTATTTGTGAATTGCTCACTCATAGCTTATTTTCTGGGAGGAGGGATGTCACATCCACCGTCAGCCAATAGGAGTGCATTAAGTGCTTCCTTGTGCCAGAGCACAAATACTGCCATTATTCCATAAGAACACAAAAGAACACTCGAAGTCTTCCATCCATGTAGCTCTACAGTGAACAAGTCAAGAGTCACCTGACAAGCAGCAGAATGAAAATGTCCCAGAAAGCATCTGGAAATGAATTTATTCatgctttttttgtatttctaggatTTCTCTTTTCACATGGAGTGCTCATTTGTGAACAAGTTGAATAGCATGAGACCACCATCTACTCTTTGTGAGCTTATCTGACAAGGACCAtctccccctccaccccctcctgaCAGGTTCTTGACTCTAGTTCTAAGGGAGAATCATGTGACATTGAAAAAAGTAGAGAAACATAGTTTCTGGGTACTTTAGCCATTTTGTTATTAATGCtataatgttattaataaaagaggtcaGTGACATGCTTAAATGCCCGTGATCCCTCATGGCAGTGGGCTTACCATCTCTATGTAGCCAAAACCTTCCTCCTCACCCTGGGACTGAGGCCCAGATCCCTGAATAAGCAATGCACCAAAGTCCTATGCCCCTGCCAGCAATCCCCTGACCAGTTGTCCAAGCCCTGTACCATCTGTGGGCTTAGGGTGCCAGAAGCCGTAGCTTGTGCAGCTTCGAAATGAGCCACTAAGACTGCTTCTGGTTTGGCGAGGTTCAGCCAGTGCTGATACGGTCACATTGAACTGCCCCCTACTCTTGTCCGAGTATAACAGACCTTTCTTGTCAATTATATTAGAAAACTGTTTCGCTCCATCTGTTTGTGGGTTATGCTGCTCCAGCATTTATTTTGAGACTTTAACTTGTTTGGACGGCTAGCTGGGAGAGCTCAGGTTCCCTTTCCTTCATTGTCATAGTCTTACAACGTAAACGGACCTTTTCTTAAATTAAGTACTATCTCTCCAAAACTAAGAAGGAGCATTATCTCTATCCAGGATAGATACCTTCCCAGTAAGTCCTAGTAGCTATTAAAGTATGCATATTTGACATAGAAATACTAATATGAAGCCTGTATAccaatgagattaaaaaaatgaaaaagaactatatgtataaaaaatacagcaattctttttgtggtggcaaagaattagaatgaAGGGAATGCTCACCGATtgaggaatgtctgaataagATGTAACATATGATTGTGaggctttaag
This sequence is a window from Sminthopsis crassicaudata isolate SCR6 chromosome 1, ASM4859323v1, whole genome shotgun sequence. Protein-coding genes within it:
- the LOC141549440 gene encoding uncharacterized protein LOC141549440 isoform X3; protein product: MVPGLLSAGTPQESVTFKDVAVNFTQEEWMHLDSSQKEFYRDVMLENYGNLVCLGLTFSKPYIIYQLERREAPWIPEGDIPTMSHPDWETKYESMESVPKLSISVEESSQEILEKNDLLSSLGESLECNTKLENHLRNDKQHFWEVKITQEKYSNKFRVYENNSYCRSFNLGPILFPQQIVGKNQSTCDTHGEYFKLHTDGRKYSGRCSNKTLSKYRKYLMYNSAFIDSGGICITERLYDCNESEKTNPRKEFSLYEKIHTGEKLYENKFGSTFCLRMEIPGYQNILTGEKPHQCNVCGKTFRLKAQLNQHQTIHTGEKPYKCNECGKFFRLKGQLNEHQKIHTGEKPYKCNECGKAFCRRSNLTEHQRIHTGEKPYECNDCGRAFCLSAALTKHQRIHTGEKPYKCNTCGKAFRLKAQLNQHQSIHTGEKPFDCVECGKAFRQKGQLNEHQKIHTGEKPYQCNDCGKAFCRRSNLTEHQRIHTGEKPYECNDCGRAFCLSTTLTEHRRIHTGEKPHGCTECGKAFRLKAQLNQHRRIHTGEKPYKCNQCGKAFCRRSNLTEHQKIHTGEKPYECFECGKAFSQKVKLIQHQTIHTGEKPYECNACEKSFRLSTALNEHQRIHTGEKPYECNECGKAFRLKAQLNQHRRIHTGEKPYECDKCGKAFCWGTQLIEHKRIHSGVKPYECSKCGMSFHLRREHTQHQRIHSTKKIYGYSG